The DNA window CACACTGCAATACTGTACTATACTGTGAGCTCCAGTGGGCCATGCAcagctcctcacctcttctgctCGTGCAGCAGGGAGAACAGCGAGCCTCCAGAGATGTACTGAGTGACGATGGCGAACTGGCTGGGGTCGTCCAGACACGCCCCCTCAAAATGGATGATACAGGGGTGGTTGAGGCGACAGAGGATGGAGAcctctctgcagaacatgtccACGTCTGACTTGGAGCAGTACGTGTTGGCTCGATAGCtacagaggagagggaagaatCAGTCTGTTCTAATAGCGAAGGCAAAATGGCAcctttatctgtttgtgtgatatGGACAAGTACCGTTTTATGGCCACAACTTTTTTTCGACATTTGCCTCTGTAGACTCTCCCGAAGGAGCCTGAGAGATAAGCAGATGTGATTGTCAATATCACTGCCAGGTCTGGAGTTATGTTTGCTGAATTGAAAACAGAGAAGCTATGAAGAGAGTTACCTGATCCGATAATTTCATTAAACTCCAGGTCAGACAGCTGCAGGTGGAAGTGAGATGGAAGACTGGCTCTGAGCAGCAGAACCTCAGCTTTCTCTGGAAACAAAGAACAGGGTTTAATGAAACATTTAGCCCATATTAAACTGAGTGAGCCAACACAGAATTCAACCAGTTTTAACTCAGAGACCCTTTCCAGGTAAATCTGCACTATGATAATCAAAATATGTTCTATGTGGTGAATTCTTTTAAAAGCATGGTAAATGTTTGGACCAGATAATATGGTATGGGATAGCTTGGCATGGTTTTATTTGGCTTTTCTTTGCATGACATGGCATGGCTTGGTTTATAATGGCATGATTCAATTTGGTACGGCTCAGTATGGCATGACATGGTGTGGTATAGCAGTCAATGTTTAAACTATAAAgatgtttcagtttcagttaccgatatatttttctatttaggcccaaacatttttttaactcttatgtttgtgtttagagATCAGTTGATGACATTAtgagatattaataataacaataacttaaATTTTGATAGCTCCTTTCGAGGGCCCCAAGGATGCTCTACATATTTGAGGGAGAAGGATCTATTTGATATTACAAATGAATATCACACAGATGGAAACAGATTTCACTTGAAAGAATATAATCAGCAGCTGAGAAGACCCTTTCCCTTGGCAGCAGACAGTGTGTGCTGCCATGTCAGCTGACAGGGATGTGAAGTGGGGGGAGAATCTGTTGTGCTTCGCTCCGTCTCACTACCTTTAGTCATGCTCTTGATCTTTCCCAGAGGAGACGGAACAGAAACATAGGACCCATCTGGAAGAGAGTCGACACATTCAGGCTAGTTAATTAGCAGACGTATGTGATCTTATTCCATTAAATAACTGTAAGAAGGGTAACGTACCCCCTCCTGGTTGGGAATACTCATTGCAGGGGGAGTCATCAGGACGCGTGTAGTGTTTCAGTAAGGTGACGATGGCATCGTGACCTGGGAAGCACAATGTGAGTGGTAAtgcttgtttttaatttgtctttttttaaagctgaGTTCATCAGCGTCCAAAGAAACCTTTTTCATACGCCCACATCAGGCAGGTCTGCTCGTCCTTCTCCCCGCTGGACCTGCTCGGGTCACAGGCCACCAGGTTCATGTCTGCACCGCTGTCCAACAAGAACTGTACCAGGCGGATGTGACCGTGGAAACAGGCGCTGTGCAGGGCTGAGCGggtcacatcacacacacagtaacaatGAGGCTCACCGCTGGCTTTGCTCTTAACTTGGCTGCACACGTGAACAGAGACGTAACGGTAGAAAGGTCACCTGTGTGTCCGTCCCGGCCCTGATGGTTGATGCTCATGGCGTTCTGACACAGCAAGAACTTGATCATTTCCAGGTCTTTACCGTAGGTGCACGCACTGTCACAGAGGATTTACTCATTATCACCTCCTCAGCACGGACAATgtgttttaaaggagacatattatgcaaATGGTCAGCATCATaatcttcatttgtttttttgttgaaaatgtgtacacgctctaatgttcagaaaacacgaCACTTGAAAAAACTGCAAAACCTCTTTTCAGCTTCTGTCTGAAGCAAATTGTTTTTTGCTCCAGTCTCTTTAAGAGCCCCCCCTCCCAATCAAACCCTGTCTACTCTGTTTGGAACTCTGATTGGCCGGTTGACTAGCTccgttgtgattggtcaaccgctTCCAGCTCATGTAGGAAATGTTGGGCTCTGCTTTTGCTTGACTTGACTTTGTTAGGTAGCGTTTCAGATTTTCCACTATAAGTGCATAAAGCAAATATGGGCCATTGTATGAGGCGGACCACTAACGAGGCATTTCAAGTGTTTTCCGCAACCTTCCTTTACTGTGGAACTATATAGCACAAAAAAGGATATAATGACTGAAAAAGCGTAATATGTCTCCTTTGAGGTGACCTTCAAATTCGACATTTTGTCATGTGACATATAACTCGTGTCTCTGTACAGTATGTGAATGAATATTTCTTGCATAGTATAAATATAGATAGAAAGCCGCACGATACCTGTGAAGTACTGTCTCACTGAATATGTTCTCCTTTGAAAGACTTTCGGTTCCAGAATGTTGTATAATCTCCTTCACCGCAGCAAACTTGCCATTGTAGCACGCCCTGAGGAAACAGAACATACAGAACACCCGTACGTTTTAGTCGATGAACGTCTGTATCATCGACTAAAAACTTACAGGAGGCTACAAACACTGTGAAACCGTTTACAGGTGTAGTGGCGTGTCCCCGTAGATGTTGACAGAGTGAGGCTGCACATCGAAGTTGCCCTGCAGAAGGAAGCTCACAATATCATGGTGACCAAAACGAGCGCAGAAGTGAAGAGGAGTGTGATCTTCGTTGTCCTGAGCGTTAACTGGAAAAGGGAAAGCAGGACAGTTGGAGATAGTTCTCGCTGTCGTCTCTAAACACAGAATCTTGTCAGCTTCCCTGAGCAGTGGCAGATCTAGTTTGTTTCTAAATTGGGGTTCGGAAAGGGGGGCCAATTCCCACAGAGGGGACAATTATATGTTAGACATCCATGCACCATTCCTGATTCAGTTAGGTGAACATTAAAGGAATTCCTTCCAGTGTCGGCTTTATAGCTTTATGCAAAGTCCCACATCATTGTATATATTTTGAGAATTGTTCACAGCACATTGTGTACTTCAAAGCTTAGGAAATTATTCGAAAATTGTCACATTCATTGGTATTACTGCCAGCTGGGGCCAGAGTCCCTGTACCATTGAGATTAATCTGCAGGTTTAGCACTTGGATGCAGCTTAAAAGCTGTTTTACACCCATAAGATAGTGGGAAATTCTAGCTACAGCATTGAGAtatgttattgttgtttatttacagGCCACTGACTCAAGTGAATCTTAACTAAATGTGGGAAATATCTGGAGTTTCACCATTGGCTTTGCTCCCTTCCCCCATCAGCAGTTTGATGATGCTGAGGAAACCCTTGGCTGCGGCCAGGTGCAGGGGCCGGTCCCCCACCTCACCACTCACATCCACATCTGCCTCAaacttcagcagcagctttgcAACCTGAGACACAGGAATGTATATTTTCAGTGTCCAATTTGAACAGCTTTGaggcatgtgtatgtgtatttctATCGGCAGCTGTGGTTAAACAGGAGCACTTTACCTCCTCGTGGCCATTGTAGCAAGCAATATGCAGTGGAGTGAAAAACACAGCGTCTTGGACGTTCACATAAGCCCCGTGCTGTAGGAGAATATCTGCTGCCTGGTTGGGGGAAAATGACAAAATTACCATTGTGCAGAAGCCTTGAAAAATCAATATGTTTCCTCTGGTGCACCAGGGTCATCTCTCACCTCGTGGTGTCCAACCAATGTAGCGACGTGCAGGGCAGTGAGGGCGCCGTACCCCAGCTGCTGCACATCGGACCCTCCGTGGAGAAGAGCAGTCAACAGCTCAGCGTTGTCCTGTGTTATAGAATCAAATCGATACACAACAGGGCCACAGGGTTTTACACTAACTGAAGATATGGAGCTGTAAACCACACTGGCTTTGACGGTACTTGCACTCCACCATGTGGTAAAATGTAGAAAGCTCTTTATTGGATGACAAATGAGACAATGGCGAGAGAGACAAAGGTGGGACAATGAAAGCATCTGAGATCTTCACCTTGTAAGCTgccaggtgcagagcggtgaaCCCGTTCCTGGACAGTCTGGAAGGACGCAGGCCTTTGAGCATCAGGGTGTGGATATGGGCCTTGCTCCCTGGTCACAAGTATCAAACAGTGAAATATGCTTCATTCAGGATCAGGTTTATTGTGAAGGAGCCACAGATAAATTAGAACTTCCCATATGCAACctttatgtacagtatatatcaATGTATCTAAAACTGGAAAGGTCATCTCCAGACAATAGCACCAGTCAGTCTCTAGTAATCCTTCCCTCCACAGGCAGAATTTGTCGGGGAGTTATTAATAGACTCCAGTCATGCATACCTCCACACACGCAGCAGAGATGCAGCAGTGACAGCCCCTTCTCTGTGCGGTAGCTTACGTTCACCTTCTGAAAGGCCTCATCGGAGCTGAgccacagaaaaacaacatcaccCGCTTGAGACACAACTGAGGCCCTACTGACGCACAACAGTTAGCCAACGGAGGAGAATACAGCCATGACAAGCACTAATGTTATTTTAGATTGAATTACATACAATGAGTTGCACTTTTGAcatgaaaaactgtttttgtcaCCCAAAAGCAAGTTGGAGGTCCGTGAGCTCACTGTCTTTGAGCTTAAGGTCATCTTCCAACTTCTCAACGATGACAGAGTACGACTCCCCCACCTTCTTCTTCCACTCGTCTACACAACATCAAACATAGTAACAtcttaaaaacattttccatttcttGTTATCACCTATAAGCAGAAATATCCAATATCCATTTACCTttctttatgtgttttatataaataagAAAGTGAATATCAATCATGTTGAAATGTGTTGTGTTAGTAaagaagtaaaacacacacttttagaCCTGagcaaatatcacacacacaatcacaaagacCTCCAGCCATTACCTGTACATGTCTGCGACGGTCTTGATTTGTAATTTCCCATTGAAAAGCTTCTTCTCTTGTGATGCGTGCACTGTGTAGTTTGGTGAATGACAGTAAACCAGTAACACAATCTCACAGTTGGACACAATTGCCCAGGTCCAGATAAAGGGGGGATTGAGGCTGTGGGCTAAAAATAAACACCTGTGAGTGGAATGCCAAACTGATCTCTCTCCAAATGCGAGCAAGTGTGCATCAGtgtgaccctgtgtgtgtgtgtgtgtgtgtgtgtgtgtgtgtgtatacatgtatacatgtacAGTGTGTATAAAGCAAGATCTATGTACAGTTTTTGCAGAATGTAGGAGAGACTGATTGATGGACTTCAGGCACTTTACATTTGTCTAATGTTATGGTTCCCTAATAATCTGAGTAGATTAGGAGTTCCCAAACTTCTTATATTGTGCCTGTCAAGCATTTCTCACAGCGGACATGCTGACTTGTCATTTCTAATTACTAATTAGTTAATCTAACTCAGCAGAGCACATACTTCTGGCAAGGCTcaacttaaattcaatcaagctgtccTCTGTCCAATTTTTTCCATCAGGTTCTATGTCCAGGTATAAACAATGTATCTAAATGATTTGCTTGGCTCACCCCAAAGTATGTGCagatttggtttattttttgttttttgttgcacTGTTTATTAGGTATTATTATCAAGACGAAGGCGAAAAAAAAGAGGTCTTTTAAGTTGAacagacatcatgttttatgtattattccagaaaaaaggaaagtgtGAAAAATCCACACTTAGATTTTGATGGGGGCCCAAACACTCGCAGATGGGAAACAGAACGGTACAATGGACAATACTATGAAAAACAACAGTgactaaacaaaacaacaacaataaacaaggTATGGACAGAAAGACCGAAATACACTCAAGAGAGTAAGGAATAAAGGAGTTTCAAAAAATCATGGGGTGAAATGATCACCTTAAAAAATTGGCAAATTGTTTAAAGATCGAAAGACAAAAAGATTTGGACGACAGAGAAACATTTAAGCTTTTTAACCAACTTCCTTCGATCCAAAGGGGAAGTCTGATCAGAGCTTCCTAGTGGGTAACTAAGTGTGTAATGAACaaaaaatatagttttaaacAATGAGGAGAGTTGAAGTTCTCTCTTGGTCCTGTCCAAAGTTCCATGGAAatttgttcagtagtttttactAACTTGCTTGGCTGAATTAATAAATACACTGTTAGGAGAGAATACATGAATGTGGCCTGTGCCTCATTCTGTTCTAAGTTATTATGCCTGTCCATGTAGAGCAGAGTCTGACACTCCGTGTCTCAAACTGGTTTCTCCACCTCTGCTGGCAAACCTAAAGAATGTACCATTGAATTACTCATCCCATAACCTTGGGTGAAAAAAGAAACTGCACCCATGTAAACAATGAAAGACTGTGTTAAAAAAAGGGTAAATCAAAAAACTGCTTTTAAACCAATCAAGTGTAACTCAGGGGGCTTTACAAGTGATTTACAAAAAGGAAGAATTTTTTAAAGAGTGAGGCAGTGGAAAGGTTTGATCAAAGACAGAGGAATGAAGAGAGGTGGGTGCTGGTAAGGTCATTGGTGCTGTCGCAGTTGCAGTCATAACAAAGGATTCAATCGGATTCGGTTTCACTTTTGTCTTCCTCAAGCATTTTTgcggaggaggcagaggaaattGCCTTTCTGCTCTACTTTGAACCAATGTTTTCCCAGtctttgtcttcttcctctttctctgagATCGCgggagagctgctgcagttttgCCCCCTTGTCCTTCGTCGTcttcttgtttgtcttcttctttaCAGACTCTTTGAAGAGTTGTTGTAGACAAAGCCACTTCCCTTGGTCTTCTCCTGTCTTCGCTCCTCACTCAGTTCCATCTACAGGCAGGGATTGGTGGTCTTTGGTGAGGGTTGTTACTGGAAGAGTGAGTTAAGCCCAAACTGGAAATTGTTTTGCAAGTGTCTGCTTTCTTTTAATTAGATGTAACTATACATATTGTTGCAAGATATGGACAGGTCTCCAAGCAGGCCTGCCTCAGCAATAAAAGAAGTAGGCCTACATTTCAAAACATCAAACTGCATGACCTACTCTCCAACTTGTTGTCTTTCACAAGATTCTGTTCAACTGTAAAAGTTCTATTCTGCTCGGTATCAGAGACCCAAAACTTGATATTGATGcagaaaactgaaaattaaATAGAAGTTTGAATACAGAAATCAGAGAGGGATGTAAGTATAAATTCAAACAGTGCACAAGATCATCTTTGTCATGttaaagttttaatttcaatttttttccaaCATCTTGAAAAACATACGTAATAAacacttaaatttaaatttgacattCTTACAGATTGAATAAACCCAAAAATATATGTAAACTACATATACTTTGGGGTCTGTCAAGCAAAtcattaatataatttttttatagacacagcaatatttattttaagtgcCACAGTCTTCATATTCAGCATATGAACATAACACACATGGCTTTATTCATCGGACCTCGAGATATGAGCTTAAAAAACAAGCTAAGgacattttaaaattgtatttatttttaaacataagAATATATTATTCTGTGTGTCGAGGTTTCAATGATACACTTTCAaccaattaaaatgtattttgacttCTCAGCTTGGCCCATGTTCCATCCGCTAACATGAATAATGCAGGGTTTATGACatgtactgcagtcagccaccaggggggcaAACAAGATGATTTGGTGTCcgttttggggagctgtcatgttgtccatcttgaTATACAGTCTATATTTTACATAATCAGTCAAACGTAACCGGTTTAACTGTTCAGATTTCTCGGTGTAATGTCATTATACAGGCCCGTCCTGAACTCCAACATTTCCTCCAGGCTCTTACTCCGTAAACACTCCTGCATGGAAagcagctctgctcctctgggCAGGGGGATGGTGGAGCCACTCAGCACGGCCTGCAGCATTTCCAGAGACGATGAGAACGAGCTTTGTTGATCTgagcaaacaggaaacagacaggCGTTCCACAAACTGCAGCTGGATGAGTCACCGGAGAACCTCAGCACCTCGCTCTCCATCccccagctgcagagacactcAGCCAAGTTTAACCCCAAAAGCTGCAGCTTGTCCACGTAAGCAGGGCCCTCCACGCTGTGCTTCAGGTTGTCGTTAATCCCGAAGGCGACAGTGACAAACCCAGTGCGGTCCTGGTGGTTCACACACAGTGAATGCATGAAGACTGCGTCGGGCACTGAGAGGCCCGGACCGACCCAGCAGCTGCTGACGATGGAGCCTTTACCTACAGATGCTCCCGCTCCCAGCCTGGAGTACTCCACCACCGATCCTGCTCCCACAGAGCAACCAGGATCAAGGGCGCTGTACATGACACAGAAGCCAGAGCTTTCACTCCCATGCACGCTGAAGGCAGACGACAGGAGGCCCAGCTCCCTCCTCAGAGCCACGTCCTCCGTGAGGTGAAACAGGTATTCTGACGTGGTTCCAATGTGATAAAACTTGGAGTTATTGAGGAGGATGACATTCAAGGGAGTCCCATGTAGGAGGTGGAAGATCTTTTGACGGATTTCGACgagtcctctctcctctttagtgacatttgcGGTGTTGCTGGTGTACTCGATTGTAGCGTTGGGTCCGAGAGCTTGA is part of the Limanda limanda chromosome 9, fLimLim1.1, whole genome shotgun sequence genome and encodes:
- the fpgt gene encoding fucose-1-phosphate guanylyltransferase isoform X2, whose translation is MTQCDRKLQISTRAKLNKFNSLRGREVRGAGFWDLVVLTAVDESQRAAYELQVRGKVHRGELPLGIHYQVFSDPPGSKVGNGGSTLYALQRLDDLYGKALSTMRVILIHAGGFSQRLPNASALGKIFTAVPLGDPLYQMLELKLAMYVDFPSHMKPGVLVTCADDIELYSIAEDEHVSFDRPGFTALAHPSTLSIGTTHGVFVLDSCEKSAHSEMENGSCLRFLHKPSIKKMQECGAVCKRQSGHSDEFVYTDSTYYVDFEATKTLRNLLKELEPLQCEIDAYGDFLQALGPNATIEYTSNTANVTKEERGLVEIRQKIFHLLHGTPLNVILLNNSKFYHIGTTSEYLFHLTEDVALRRELGLLSSAFSVHGSESSGFCVMYSALDPGCSVGAGSVVEYSRLGAGASVGKGSIVSSCWVGPGLSVPDAVFMHSLCVNHQDRTGFVTVAFGINDNLKHSVEGPAYVDKLQLLGLNLAECLCSWGMESEVLRFSGDSSSCSLWNACLFPVCSDQQSSFSSSLEMLQAVLSGSTIPLPRGAELLSMQECLRSKSLEEMLEFRTGLYNDITPRNLNS
- the tnni3k gene encoding serine/threonine-protein kinase TNNI3K; this translates as MGNYKSRPSQTCTDEWKKKVGESYSVIVEKLEDDLKLKDSELTDLQLAFGSDEAFQKVNVSYRTEKGLSLLHLCCVCGGSKAHIHTLMLKGLRPSRLSRNGFTALHLAAYKDNAELLTALLHGGSDVQQLGYGALTALHVATLVGHHEAADILLQHGAYVNVQDAVFFTPLHIACYNGHEEVAKLLLKFEADVDVSGEVGDRPLHLAAAKGFLSIIKLLMGEGSKANVNAQDNEDHTPLHFCARFGHHDIVSFLLQGNFDVQPHSVNIYGDTPLHLACYNGKFAAVKEIIQHSGTESLSKENIFSETVLHSACTYGKDLEMIKFLLCQNAMSINHQGRDGHTALHSACFHGHIRLVQFLLDSGADMNLVACDPSRSSGEKDEQTCLMWAYEKGHDAIVTLLKHYTRPDDSPCNEYSQPGGDGSYVSVPSPLGKIKSMTKEKAEVLLLRASLPSHFHLQLSDLEFNEIIGSGSFGRVYRGKCRKKVVAIKRYRANTYCSKSDVDMFCREVSILCRLNHPCIIHFEGACLDDPSQFAIVTQYISGGSLFSLLHEQKRLIDLQSKLIIAIDVAKGMEYLHNLTQPIIHRDLNSHNILLYEDGHAVVADFGESRFLQSVEEDNMTKQPGNLRWMAPEVFTQCTRYSVKADMFSYALCLWELLTGEIPFAHLKPAAAAADMAYHHIRPPVGYSIPKPISALLMRGWNASPQDRPEFPEVVSSLEECLCNVELMSPVSSNSSGSLSPSSSSDCLLARGGPGRGHVAALRSRFELEYALNTRAYACWSQSEQRRASGGLSLEELRRNMQFPPIDRNGYVSDPMSTMRFCSSYSSSGSFEDSN